Proteins from one Pseudomonas bijieensis genomic window:
- the atuC gene encoding geranyl-CoA carboxylase subunit beta codes for MPVIESHLDPHSADFARNHAAMLAGVEQLRQLEQAVVDKATQAQGKFDQRGQLLPRQRLNLLLDPGAPFLELASLAGYKLHDDKDGSQAGGGLIAGIGYVSGVRVLVVANNSAIKGGTISPSGLYKTLRLQQIAMENKLPVVTLAESGGANLNYAAQIFVEGARCFANQARMSAMGLPQITVVHGSATAGGAYQPGLSDYVVVVRDKARLFLAGPPLLKAATGEVATEEELGGAQMHAQVAGTAEYLAENDADGIRLAREILGMLPWNRQLPPQSEPRWAEPRYPAEELLGLIPDDPKKPYDVREIIARIADGSNFLEFKGEFDPQTICGHLHIRGHACGLIGNNGPITPKGASKAAQFIQLCDQSRTPLLFLHNTTGFMVGTESERQGVIKHGAKMIQAVANARVPKLTVVVGGSYGAGNYAMCGRGLDPRFIFAWPNSRTAVMGGAQAGKVLRMVTEATQLKNGLTPDPKMLDLLEQTTAQKLDSQSTALYGSANLWDDGLIDPRDTRTLLGYLLDICHEAEHRPLQANSFGVARF; via the coding sequence ATGCCGGTCATCGAATCGCACCTGGATCCCCACAGCGCTGACTTCGCGCGCAACCACGCGGCGATGCTGGCCGGCGTCGAACAGTTGCGCCAGCTCGAACAGGCCGTGGTGGACAAAGCCACCCAGGCCCAGGGCAAGTTCGACCAGCGCGGTCAACTGTTGCCGCGCCAACGCCTGAACCTGCTGCTCGACCCCGGCGCCCCGTTCCTCGAGCTGGCGAGCCTGGCCGGCTACAAACTTCATGACGACAAGGATGGCAGCCAGGCCGGCGGCGGCCTGATCGCCGGGATCGGCTACGTGTCCGGGGTGCGGGTGCTGGTGGTGGCCAACAACAGCGCGATCAAGGGCGGCACCATTTCCCCCAGTGGCCTGTACAAGACCCTGCGCCTGCAACAGATCGCCATGGAAAACAAACTGCCGGTCGTTACCCTCGCCGAAAGTGGCGGTGCCAATCTCAATTACGCCGCGCAGATTTTCGTCGAAGGCGCGCGCTGCTTCGCCAATCAGGCGCGGATGTCGGCCATGGGCTTGCCGCAGATCACCGTGGTGCATGGCTCGGCCACCGCGGGCGGTGCCTATCAGCCGGGTCTGTCGGATTACGTGGTGGTGGTGCGCGACAAGGCGCGACTGTTCCTGGCCGGGCCGCCATTGCTCAAGGCCGCGACCGGCGAAGTCGCCACCGAGGAAGAACTGGGCGGCGCACAAATGCATGCGCAAGTGGCGGGCACCGCCGAATACCTGGCCGAGAACGACGCCGACGGCATCCGCCTGGCCCGGGAAATCCTCGGCATGCTGCCCTGGAACAGGCAACTGCCGCCACAGTCCGAACCACGCTGGGCGGAGCCACGGTATCCAGCCGAAGAACTGCTGGGATTGATCCCCGACGACCCGAAGAAGCCCTACGACGTGCGGGAAATCATCGCGCGCATTGCCGACGGCTCGAATTTCCTCGAATTCAAAGGCGAATTCGATCCACAGACCATCTGCGGCCACCTGCACATTCGCGGTCATGCCTGCGGCCTGATCGGCAACAACGGACCGATCACGCCCAAGGGCGCGAGCAAGGCCGCACAGTTCATCCAGTTGTGCGACCAGAGCCGCACGCCGTTGCTGTTTTTGCACAACACCACCGGGTTCATGGTCGGCACCGAGTCGGAACGCCAGGGGGTGATCAAGCACGGTGCCAAGATGATCCAGGCCGTGGCCAATGCCCGGGTGCCCAAGCTGACCGTCGTGGTGGGCGGTTCCTATGGCGCCGGCAATTACGCCATGTGCGGTCGCGGGCTCGACCCGCGCTTCATCTTCGCCTGGCCCAACAGCCGCACCGCCGTGATGGGCGGTGCCCAGGCCGGCAAGGTGCTGCGCATGGTCACCGAAGCTACCCAGCTCAAAAACGGCCTGACCCCGGACCCGAAGATGCTGGACCTGCTCGAACAGACCACTGCGCAGAAACTCGACAGCCAGTCCACCGCCCTCTACGGCAGCGCCAACCTGTGGGACGACGGGCTCATCGACCCGCGCGACACCCGCACGCTACTGGGCTATTTGCTGGACATCTGTCACGAGGCCGAGCACCGGCCACTGCAAGCCAACAGCTTCGGCGTGGCCCGTTTCTGA
- the atuD gene encoding citronellyl-CoA dehydrogenase yields MIFTQEHEALRRTVRQFVEHDINPYVDEWEKAGRFPIHEIFRKAGELGLLGISKPPAFGGMGLDYSYSIVAAEEFGTIHCGGVPMSIGVQTDMCTPALARFGSDELREAFLRPAIRGEQVGCIGVSEVGAGSDVAGLKTTARKDGDDYVINGSKMWITNSPSADFICLLANTSDDKPHVNKSLIMVPMHSPGISLGQHLDKLGMRSSETAQVFFDDVRVPQRNRIGQEGAGFMMQMLQFQEERLFGAANMIKGLEHCIDSTIEYCKERKTFGTALIDNQVIHFRLAELASEIECLRALVYQATEQYINGQDVTRLASMAKLKAGRLARETTDSCLQYWGGMGFMWDNPVARAYRDVRLVSIGAGADEIMLGIICKLMGILPGKK; encoded by the coding sequence ATGATCTTCACCCAGGAACACGAAGCACTGCGGCGCACCGTTCGCCAGTTTGTCGAGCATGACATCAACCCCTACGTCGACGAATGGGAGAAGGCCGGGCGTTTCCCCATCCACGAGATTTTCCGCAAGGCTGGCGAGCTGGGCCTGTTGGGTATTTCCAAGCCACCGGCATTCGGCGGCATGGGCCTGGACTACAGCTATTCGATCGTCGCAGCCGAGGAATTCGGCACCATTCATTGCGGCGGCGTACCGATGTCCATCGGCGTGCAAACCGACATGTGCACCCCTGCCCTGGCCCGCTTCGGCTCCGATGAACTGCGCGAAGCATTCCTGCGCCCGGCCATCCGCGGCGAACAGGTGGGCTGCATCGGTGTCTCGGAGGTCGGCGCCGGCTCCGATGTCGCCGGGCTCAAGACCACGGCGCGCAAGGACGGCGACGACTACGTCATCAACGGCAGCAAGATGTGGATCACCAACTCACCAAGCGCCGATTTCATTTGCCTGCTGGCCAACACCTCGGATGACAAACCCCACGTCAACAAATCGCTGATCATGGTACCGATGCACAGCCCCGGCATCAGCCTCGGTCAGCACCTGGACAAACTCGGCATGCGCAGCTCGGAAACCGCCCAAGTGTTTTTCGATGACGTGCGGGTGCCGCAACGCAATCGTATCGGCCAGGAAGGGGCCGGATTCATGATGCAGATGCTGCAGTTCCAGGAAGAACGCCTGTTCGGCGCGGCCAACATGATCAAGGGCCTGGAGCATTGCATCGACAGCACCATCGAGTACTGCAAGGAGCGCAAGACCTTCGGCACGGCCCTGATCGACAACCAGGTGATCCATTTTCGCCTGGCGGAACTGGCCAGCGAGATCGAATGCCTGCGGGCGCTGGTCTACCAGGCCACCGAGCAGTACATCAACGGCCAGGACGTCACGCGGCTGGCGTCGATGGCCAAGCTCAAGGCCGGGCGCCTGGCCCGGGAAACCACCGACAGTTGCCTGCAATACTGGGGCGGCATGGGCTTCATGTGGGACAACCCGGTGGCCCGGGCCTATCGCGACGTGCGACTGGTGTCCATTGGCGCCGGTGCGGACGAGATCATGCTGGGGATCATCTGCAAACTCATGGGGATTTTGCCGGGGAAAAAATAA
- a CDS encoding acetyl/propionyl/methylcrotonyl-CoA carboxylase subunit alpha → MPTFSKILIANRGEIACRIQRTAQALGYRTVAVFSEADADALHVRMADEAVLIGPAPVQQSYLDPSAILDAARRCGADAIHPGYGLLSENAGFAKACAEAGLVFIGPSPEAIDLMGSKRRSKIAMIEAGVPCITGYQGAARDDDTLQREAGRIGYPLMIKASAGGGGRGMRLVQRAEDLLEQLRSARSEALHGFGNDELILEQALLDPRHVEVQIFGDHHGQLIHLGERDCSIQRRHQKIIEEAPCPVMTAELRQAMGDAALKAGRAVSYVGAGTVEFLLAGDGRFYFLEMNTRLQVEHPVTELITGLDLVAWQLDVAAGRPLPLRQDQVTLSGHAMQVRLYAEDPAADFLPQTGRLIGWEPPMRDGVRVDHGLLEGQAITPFYDSMLGKLIVHGATREEARRKLLRTVEDCVLLGVQSNQRLLAALLAHPQFIDGDFSTGFIGQHLANHPALLPLEPSAEQLAIAAAAFYQASQARYAPGLGGWHNNIGAELHYRIGAGEHDWVLSLVAETGGTLSIRSAGRLIELKLLDVDLHGATLVIDGIRRRHGWRLDGHDLWLSTRPGGLHLQDRTHAPIAAKASASDGTLEAPMDGAIVELLVSEGSTVRQGQLLIVLEAMKMEHPLKAGIDGVVRQLQVMRGDQVKNRQVLLRVETGH, encoded by the coding sequence ATGCCCACCTTCAGCAAGATCCTCATCGCCAACCGCGGCGAAATCGCCTGCCGGATCCAGCGCACTGCCCAGGCCCTGGGTTATCGCACGGTGGCGGTATTCAGCGAAGCCGACGCCGACGCGCTGCACGTGCGCATGGCCGATGAAGCCGTGCTGATCGGCCCGGCTCCGGTGCAGCAATCCTACCTCGACCCTTCGGCCATTCTCGATGCAGCCCGGCGCTGCGGTGCCGATGCGATCCATCCCGGCTATGGCTTGCTCTCGGAAAATGCCGGCTTCGCCAAGGCCTGCGCCGAGGCAGGTCTCGTGTTCATCGGCCCCAGCCCCGAGGCCATCGACCTGATGGGCAGCAAACGTCGCTCGAAAATCGCCATGATCGAAGCCGGCGTTCCCTGTATCACCGGCTACCAGGGCGCCGCCCGGGACGATGACACGCTGCAGCGCGAAGCCGGGCGCATCGGCTACCCGTTGATGATCAAGGCCAGCGCCGGTGGCGGAGGCCGAGGGATGCGCCTGGTCCAGCGCGCCGAGGATCTGCTGGAGCAGTTACGCAGCGCGCGCTCGGAGGCCTTGCACGGCTTCGGCAACGACGAGTTGATCCTCGAACAGGCCTTGCTCGATCCGCGTCATGTGGAGGTACAGATTTTCGGCGACCACCACGGCCAACTGATCCACCTGGGCGAACGCGACTGCTCGATCCAGCGTCGCCACCAGAAAATCATCGAGGAAGCGCCCTGCCCGGTCATGACCGCCGAACTGCGACAGGCCATGGGCGACGCGGCGCTCAAGGCGGGGCGCGCGGTGAGTTACGTCGGTGCCGGCACCGTGGAGTTCCTGCTCGCTGGGGACGGCCGGTTTTACTTCCTGGAGATGAACACGCGCCTGCAGGTCGAACACCCGGTCACCGAGCTGATCACCGGCCTGGATCTGGTGGCCTGGCAATTGGACGTCGCCGCCGGCAGGCCCCTGCCCCTGCGCCAGGACCAGGTGACGCTCAGCGGCCATGCCATGCAAGTGCGGCTGTACGCCGAAGACCCGGCGGCGGATTTCCTGCCCCAGACCGGTCGACTGATCGGCTGGGAGCCGCCCATGCGGGACGGCGTGCGAGTCGACCATGGCCTGTTGGAGGGCCAGGCCATCACCCCGTTCTACGATTCGATGCTGGGCAAACTCATCGTTCACGGCGCCACACGCGAGGAGGCCCGGCGCAAATTGTTGCGAACGGTGGAAGATTGCGTATTGCTTGGCGTCCAGAGCAACCAGCGATTGCTCGCCGCGTTGCTGGCACATCCGCAGTTCATCGACGGCGACTTCAGCACCGGCTTCATCGGGCAGCACTTGGCCAATCATCCGGCGCTCCTGCCTCTTGAGCCCTCGGCCGAACAGCTCGCCATCGCCGCGGCGGCGTTTTATCAAGCCTCACAGGCACGCTATGCCCCTGGCCTGGGCGGATGGCACAACAACATCGGCGCGGAGCTGCACTACCGGATCGGCGCTGGGGAGCACGACTGGGTGCTGAGCCTGGTGGCCGAAACCGGCGGGACGCTCAGCATCCGCAGTGCAGGGCGCTTGATCGAACTGAAACTGCTCGACGTTGACCTCCATGGCGCAACGCTGGTCATCGACGGGATTCGCCGCCGGCATGGGTGGCGCCTCGATGGCCACGATCTTTGGCTGTCTACCCGCCCCGGTGGCCTGCACTTGCAAGACCGGACCCACGCCCCCATCGCCGCCAAGGCCAGTGCCAGCGACGGGACACTCGAGGCGCCAATGGACGGCGCCATCGTCGAGCTGCTGGTCAGTGAAGGCAGCACGGTGCGCCAAGGCCAACTGCTGATAGTGCTTGAGGCGATGAAAATGGAGCACCCGCTCAAGGCCGGCATCGACGGCGTGGTCAGGCAATTGCAGGTCATGCGGGGTGATCAGGTGAAAAACCGTCAGGTTTTGTTGCGTGTCGAAACAGGCCACTAG
- a CDS encoding exonuclease domain-containing protein — MPHWLVIDLEATTDEGGWPVTEMEIIEIGATLVNRDGREVDHFQRFVRPLRRPLLTPFCRELTHITQVNIDGAAPLTEVWPAFERWLAPYHPNLESWVSWGDYDRKQLLQEWQHQQLHSVLGQVPHMNLKQRFAKARRLERPLGLNGALQLAGLQFCGQQHRALEDARNTARLLPLVLPG; from the coding sequence ATGCCTCACTGGCTGGTGATTGATCTGGAGGCCACCACCGATGAAGGTGGCTGGCCGGTAACCGAAATGGAAATTATCGAAATCGGCGCCACGCTGGTGAATCGTGACGGCCGCGAGGTGGATCATTTCCAGCGCTTCGTGCGGCCCTTGAGACGACCGCTGCTGACGCCTTTCTGTCGCGAACTGACCCACATCACCCAGGTCAATATCGACGGTGCCGCGCCCTTGACCGAGGTCTGGCCGGCATTCGAGCGCTGGCTGGCGCCGTATCACCCGAATCTGGAAAGCTGGGTCAGTTGGGGCGATTACGACCGCAAGCAACTGCTTCAGGAATGGCAGCACCAGCAATTGCACAGTGTCCTCGGCCAGGTACCGCACATGAACCTCAAGCAACGCTTCGCCAAGGCCCGTCGGCTGGAACGACCACTGGGGCTCAACGGCGCGTTGCAACTGGCTGGCCTGCAGTTCTGCGGTCAACAGCACCGTGCGCTGGAAGATGCCCGCAATACCGCACGGTTATTGCCCCTGGTACTTCCCGGTTGA